The following proteins come from a genomic window of Bradyrhizobium paxllaeri:
- a CDS encoding T6SS effector amidase Tae4 family protein, with translation MTIFDNLWNNWPTEARDVLFNSLGGNWPSLYPNDNYKNTCTIRFSVALNRSGYKVPASLSDGGHKDQEGNSIAVRVPTGESLARNFFGEPYWGMNRNPGSPIDLTNVPRENGLLIYKVRVGDANGHVDLWKKNDCLIDCHASFAAASYELAFWKLA, from the coding sequence ATGACTATTTTCGATAATTTGTGGAACAACTGGCCGACGGAGGCCCGCGATGTCTTATTCAACAGCCTTGGCGGAAACTGGCCTAGTCTATATCCTAATGATAACTACAAGAATACTTGCACAATTCGGTTCTCGGTTGCGCTCAATCGAAGTGGGTACAAGGTTCCTGCCTCCTTGAGCGATGGAGGGCACAAAGACCAGGAGGGAAATTCGATCGCGGTCCGTGTGCCGACCGGTGAGAGTCTTGCGCGAAACTTTTTTGGCGAACCTTACTGGGGCATGAACCGAAATCCGGGAAGTCCGATCGACCTGACCAACGTGCCGCGCGAGAATGGCTTGCTCATCTATAAAGTGAGAGTGGGAGACGCTAACGGCCACGTAGACTTGTGGAAGAAAAACGATTGCTTAATTGATTGTCACGCAAGTTTTGCAGCCGCATCTTATGAGTTGGCATTCTGGAAATTGGCGTGA
- the tnpC gene encoding IS66 family transposase, with protein sequence MTSKPDDLPSDLVSALAALQAEREARLQAEAVAASARAELSANEALIVHLELRIEKLKRELYGQRSERTARLIEQLELELEELVTTASEDELAAQAAAAKSQSVRAFTRRRPVRKPWPDDIERERVVIEAPTSCACCGGSRLAKLGEDVTETLEEIPRRFKLIETVREKFTCRDCEKISQPPAPFHATPRGFIGPQLLATILFDKFGMHIPLNRQSVRFKAERIDLPLSTLADQVGHGTLAVMPLFQLIERHVLAADRLHGDDTTIRILAKSKCTTGRIWTYVRDDRPYGGPAPPAAAYYASSDRRGEHPQKHLAAFAGILQADCYSGFDPLFDPQRKAMPITPAFCLAHARRGFFELADIEKTARDPQKGKPVSPIALEAVRRLDALFEIERAINGRSADERRAVRQELSKPLLDDMHVWLLRERETLSRSSEVLKPMNYMLRRWDDFARFLDDGRICLSNNAAERALRGIALGRRNWTFAGSLRGADRAAIMLTMITTCRLNDVDPKAWLADVLARIADLPASRLHELLPWEWKLLRQASEPTDQQAA encoded by the coding sequence ATGACATCGAAGCCGGACGACCTTCCATCGGACCTCGTGAGTGCCCTGGCGGCGCTGCAGGCCGAGCGTGAGGCGCGGCTGCAAGCCGAGGCGGTAGCCGCCAGTGCGCGGGCGGAGCTGTCGGCCAACGAGGCGCTGATCGTGCATCTTGAGCTGCGGATCGAGAAGCTCAAGCGCGAACTGTACGGGCAGCGCTCCGAGCGCACGGCGCGGCTGATCGAGCAATTGGAATTGGAGCTCGAAGAACTTGTCACCACGGCGAGCGAGGACGAGCTTGCCGCTCAGGCCGCCGCGGCGAAAAGCCAGAGCGTGCGCGCCTTCACGCGTCGGCGGCCGGTGCGCAAGCCCTGGCCGGACGACATCGAACGCGAGCGCGTCGTCATCGAGGCCCCGACGAGCTGTGCATGCTGCGGCGGATCGCGCCTGGCGAAGCTGGGCGAGGATGTGACCGAGACGTTGGAGGAGATCCCGCGTCGGTTCAAGCTGATCGAGACGGTGCGGGAAAAGTTCACCTGCCGCGATTGCGAGAAGATCAGCCAGCCGCCGGCACCGTTCCATGCCACGCCGCGCGGCTTCATCGGTCCGCAACTGCTGGCGACGATCTTGTTCGACAAGTTCGGCATGCATATCCCACTCAATCGCCAGAGCGTGCGCTTTAAGGCTGAGAGGATCGATTTGCCGCTATCGACACTGGCCGACCAGGTCGGCCACGGAACCCTTGCCGTCATGCCGCTGTTCCAGCTGATCGAGCGTCATGTGCTCGCGGCTGATCGCCTTCATGGCGACGACACCACCATCCGCATCCTGGCCAAGAGCAAGTGCACGACCGGGCGAATCTGGACCTATGTACGGGATGACCGGCCCTACGGTGGGCCTGCGCCGCCGGCGGCGGCCTATTACGCCTCGAGCGACCGACGGGGCGAACATCCCCAGAAGCATCTGGCCGCCTTCGCCGGTATCCTGCAGGCGGATTGCTATAGCGGCTTCGATCCGTTGTTCGACCCACAAAGGAAAGCGATGCCGATCACGCCGGCATTTTGCCTGGCCCATGCGCGGCGGGGCTTCTTCGAGCTGGCCGACATCGAGAAAACCGCCCGGGACCCACAGAAAGGCAAACCGGTCTCCCCGATCGCGCTGGAGGCGGTCAGGCGTCTTGACGCCCTGTTCGAGATCGAGCGCGCCATCAACGGCCGCAGTGCCGACGAGCGGCGTGCCGTACGCCAGGAGCTGAGCAAGCCGCTGCTCGATGACATGCACGTCTGGCTGCTCCGCGAGCGGGAAACCCTATCGCGCTCCTCCGAGGTCCTGAAGCCCATGAACTACATGCTCAGGCGCTGGGACGACTTCGCCCGCTTCCTCGACGATGGCAGGATCTGCCTCAGCAATAACGCCGCTGAAAGAGCGTTGCGCGGCATCGCGTTGGGCAGGCGCAACTGGACCTTTGCCGGCAGCCTGCGCGGCGCCGACCGCGCCGCCATCATGCTGACCATGATCACGACCTGTCGCCTCAACGACGTCGATCCCAAGGCCTGGCTCGCCGATGTCCTCGCCCGTATCGCCGATCTTCCCGCTTCGCGTCTGCACGAACTGCTGCCCTGGGAATGGAAGCTTTTGCGGCAGGCCAGCGAGCCCACCGATCAGCAGGCCGCCTGA
- the tnpB gene encoding IS66 family insertion sequence element accessory protein TnpB (TnpB, as the term is used for proteins encoded by IS66 family insertion elements, is considered an accessory protein, since TnpC, encoded by a neighboring gene, is a DDE family transposase.) — translation MIPVPTGARVWLATGYTDMRRGFPSLALQVQEVLRKDPLSGHLFVFRGRRSDLVKVIWHDGQGACLFTKRLERGRFIWPTVAGEAVTISPAQMNYLLSGIDWRNPQDTLRPTRVG, via the coding sequence ATGATCCCGGTTCCGACGGGCGCGCGAGTGTGGCTCGCGACAGGCTACACGGACATGCGCCGAGGCTTTCCGTCGTTGGCACTCCAAGTGCAGGAGGTGCTGCGCAAGGACCCGCTCAGCGGTCATCTGTTCGTGTTCCGCGGTCGCCGAAGCGATCTTGTGAAGGTGATCTGGCACGATGGCCAGGGGGCATGCCTGTTTACCAAGAGACTCGAGAGAGGAAGGTTCATCTGGCCAACGGTTGCGGGCGAAGCAGTGACGATCTCACCGGCGCAGATGAACTACCTGTTGTCCGGAATCGATTGGCGCAACCCTCAAGATACGCTGCGACCAACGCGGGTCGGATAG
- the tnpA gene encoding IS66-like element accessory protein TnpA codes for MTISRAEVITSVERRRRWSQDEKERLVAASLEPGASVSEVARLAGLHVSQLFRWRKELCKHGETSRAPFVPVAIGPSVPPPEVAEAPLTTTAARRRKSQGIIEIDLGSGHRIRVDGDVDGDALRRVLDALVRR; via the coding sequence ATGACGATTTCGCGTGCGGAGGTGATCACATCGGTCGAGCGGCGGCGCCGGTGGTCGCAGGATGAGAAGGAGCGGCTCGTTGCAGCATCGCTCGAGCCCGGAGCCAGCGTTTCCGAGGTGGCCCGCCTGGCCGGCCTTCATGTGAGCCAGCTGTTCAGGTGGCGCAAAGAGCTTTGCAAGCACGGTGAAACGAGTAGAGCGCCGTTCGTGCCGGTCGCGATTGGGCCGTCTGTGCCGCCGCCGGAGGTGGCCGAAGCGCCGTTGACGACGACGGCGGCGCGTCGACGGAAGAGCCAGGGCATCATCGAGATTGATCTTGGTAGCGGGCACCGGATCCGGGTCGATGGCGACGTTGATGGAGACGCACTGCGTCGCGTTCTCGATGCTTTGGTACGCCGATGA
- a CDS encoding DUF6894 family protein, with protein MLRFYFNLAGSRNVDDPCGLAFENEVQAFRAAERFAEELARTHPLLRGTTSVVVTCKDRDESYYISV; from the coding sequence ATGCTTCGTTTTTATTTCAATCTCGCAGGAAGCCGAAATGTCGACGACCCCTGCGGGTTGGCATTCGAAAACGAGGTGCAAGCCTTCCGTGCGGCCGAGCGCTTCGCAGAGGAGCTAGCGAGAACTCACCCTCTTCTACGGGGTACCACCAGTGTAGTCGTAACATGCAAGGACCGAGATGAATCGTACTACATAAGCGTGTGA
- the fdxB gene encoding ferredoxin III, nif-specific, whose product MSFATRDGRDWTPNYLISIDPKKCIGCGRCFKICGRDVMTLKGINEEGDLVDLDDDDEIEKKIMVMNDQGACIGCGACARVCPTNCQTHQPAATEAA is encoded by the coding sequence ATGTCATTTGCAACGCGCGATGGCCGCGACTGGACGCCGAACTACCTGATCTCAATCGATCCCAAGAAGTGCATCGGTTGTGGCCGCTGTTTCAAGATCTGCGGCCGCGACGTCATGACATTGAAGGGGATCAATGAGGAGGGCGATCTTGTCGACCTCGACGATGACGATGAGATCGAAAAGAAGATTATGGTGATGAATGACCAGGGCGCTTGTATCGGCTGCGGCGCCTGCGCCCGGGTTTGTCCGACCAACTGCCAGACCCACCAGCCCGCCGCAACGGAAGCCGCTTGA
- a CDS encoding CCE_0567 family metalloprotein: MSDLEMLKAEIRKLSLKATKAKMDLHDLSEELPVNWTSIMAVAQKAHDAFAELERKREDLKALERA, encoded by the coding sequence ATGAGCGACCTTGAAATGCTTAAAGCGGAAATAAGAAAGCTATCGCTCAAGGCGACGAAGGCCAAGATGGATCTGCACGATTTGTCGGAGGAACTTCCCGTCAACTGGACCTCGATCATGGCGGTAGCGCAGAAAGCGCACGATGCCTTTGCCGAACTCGAGCGTAAGCGCGAGGATCTCAAGGCGCTGGAAAGGGCCTAA
- a CDS encoding NifX-associated nitrogen fixation protein: protein MTEAADIVQTDRALGAPFVRELIKIWRAQDVHGAWDGKSDLDLLEPYILDKEKRRALPIVGDPDPDTVSRLELFFNAVALSIEKATGVMIQPMLKMHHEGFGRMVLIGGRLIVMNKQLRDVHRFGFDNLAQLAAEGGKYVEGGIEMTRKFPDVANY, encoded by the coding sequence ATGACTGAAGCCGCGGATATCGTGCAGACCGATCGCGCGCTCGGTGCGCCATTCGTGAGGGAACTGATCAAGATCTGGCGCGCCCAGGATGTCCATGGCGCGTGGGACGGTAAGAGCGATCTCGATTTGCTCGAACCGTATATTCTGGACAAGGAGAAACGGCGCGCGCTGCCGATCGTCGGCGATCCGGATCCGGATACGGTCTCGCGGCTGGAGCTGTTCTTCAATGCAGTCGCGCTCTCGATCGAGAAGGCGACGGGTGTGATGATCCAGCCGATGCTGAAGATGCACCATGAAGGCTTTGGCCGCATGGTGCTGATCGGCGGCCGGCTGATCGTGATGAACAAGCAGCTGCGCGATGTGCATCGCTTTGGCTTCGACAATCTTGCACAGCTCGCCGCCGAGGGTGGCAAATACGTCGAAGGCGGCATCGAGATGACCCGGAAATTTCCCGACGTGGCTAACTATTGA
- the nifX gene encoding nitrogen fixation protein NifX, producing MKVAFATQDLRRVDAHFGWAKYIAIYDVGPVGHVFLKAIEFDGDLKEDGNEDKLAPKIEAIKDCAILYVGAIGGSGAARVVANNIHPIKVDKPENILVLVEKLRHVLKGTPPPWLRKALAKDQKRTLDFEE from the coding sequence ATGAAGGTCGCATTCGCTACCCAAGACTTGAGGCGCGTCGATGCGCATTTTGGCTGGGCCAAGTACATCGCAATCTATGATGTTGGGCCGGTCGGGCACGTATTTCTGAAGGCAATTGAGTTCGACGGCGATCTCAAGGAAGACGGCAACGAGGACAAGCTCGCGCCCAAGATCGAGGCAATCAAGGATTGCGCCATCCTCTATGTCGGGGCCATCGGCGGCTCCGGTGCCGCGCGGGTAGTGGCGAACAATATACATCCGATCAAGGTGGACAAGCCCGAGAACATCCTGGTGCTGGTCGAGAAGCTTCGGCACGTGCTGAAGGGTACGCCGCCACCCTGGCTGCGCAAGGCGTTGGCAAAGGACCAGAAGCGCACGCTCGATTTCGAAGAATGA
- the nifN gene encoding nitrogenase iron-molybdenum cofactor biosynthesis protein NifN produces the protein MAIVTTPKKACAVNPLKMSQPIGGAFAFMGLRGAMPLLHGSQGCTSFGLTLFVRHFKEAVPLQTTAMSEVATVLGGYENVEQAILNIYNRAKPEIIGICSTGVTETNGDDVDGYIKLIREQHPQLAKCPLVFVSTPDFKDAFQDGWEKTVACMVEVLVGAPPVGVERDPARVNVLPGCHLTPGDLDELRTILEDFGLKPSFLPDLAGSLDGHIPGEFTPTTIGGIGVDEVAGMGRSSWTIAIGEQMRRAAEAIQAKAGVPFRLFERLCGLIPNDEFIAFLSDISGRPVPAKYRRQRGQLSDAMLDAHFHVGGRKLAIGAEPDLLFDLSSMLHEMGAQVTAAVTTTQSPVLERIGTNEVLIGDLEDLEELARTRNCDLLITHSHGRQAAARLKIPFYRTGFPMFDRIGAGHQLSVGYRGTRDVIFSIANLVIADREENHQPAPDSWRTSRRSLKPGRRSFVDATEGSMA, from the coding sequence ATGGCGATCGTCACCACGCCGAAGAAGGCCTGCGCGGTCAACCCGCTGAAGATGAGTCAGCCGATTGGCGGCGCATTCGCCTTCATGGGTTTGCGTGGAGCGATGCCGCTTCTGCACGGCTCGCAAGGGTGCACATCTTTCGGGCTCACGCTGTTCGTGCGGCATTTCAAGGAGGCGGTGCCGCTGCAGACGACTGCGATGAGCGAGGTGGCGACCGTGCTCGGCGGTTATGAAAATGTCGAGCAGGCTATCCTCAACATATACAATCGTGCCAAGCCGGAGATCATCGGGATCTGCTCGACCGGAGTGACCGAAACCAATGGCGATGACGTGGACGGCTACATCAAGCTGATCCGCGAGCAGCATCCGCAGCTCGCAAAATGTCCTTTAGTCTTTGTCTCGACGCCCGATTTCAAGGACGCGTTCCAGGATGGCTGGGAAAAGACAGTGGCATGCATGGTCGAGGTACTGGTGGGGGCGCCTCCGGTTGGGGTGGAGCGCGATCCCGCGCGGGTGAATGTCCTCCCCGGATGTCACCTGACGCCGGGTGACCTCGACGAACTTAGGACGATCCTTGAGGATTTCGGCCTGAAGCCATCCTTCCTGCCTGATCTCGCGGGATCTCTGGACGGGCATATCCCGGGCGAGTTTACGCCAACGACCATTGGTGGCATCGGGGTTGACGAAGTAGCGGGCATGGGCCGGTCCAGCTGGACCATTGCCATCGGTGAGCAGATGCGGCGGGCGGCAGAAGCCATACAGGCCAAGGCTGGGGTGCCGTTCCGCCTGTTCGAGCGGCTGTGCGGCCTCATCCCCAACGATGAATTCATCGCTTTCCTGAGCGACATCAGTGGCCGCCCTGTGCCAGCTAAATATCGGCGCCAGCGCGGCCAGCTCAGCGATGCGATGCTGGACGCGCATTTCCATGTCGGCGGCCGCAAGCTCGCGATCGGTGCCGAGCCTGACCTCCTGTTCGACCTGTCCAGCATGCTTCACGAGATGGGCGCGCAGGTGACGGCGGCCGTGACGACCACGCAGTCGCCGGTGCTGGAGCGGATCGGAACCAACGAGGTGCTGATCGGCGATCTCGAGGATCTGGAAGAGCTTGCTAGGACGAGGAATTGCGACCTGCTGATTACGCATTCGCATGGCCGCCAAGCGGCGGCGCGGCTGAAGATTCCGTTTTATCGCACGGGATTTCCGATGTTCGATCGAATCGGCGCGGGACACCAGCTATCCGTCGGCTATCGCGGCACGCGCGATGTGATCTTCAGTATCGCCAATCTCGTGATCGCCGACCGCGAGGAAAATCATCAGCCGGCGCCCGATAGCTGGCGGACCTCGAGACGGTCCTTAAAACCCGGCCGCCGCAGCTTCGTTGACGCAACAGAGGGTTCGATGGCATGA
- the nifE gene encoding nitrogenase iron-molybdenum cofactor biosynthesis protein NifE, with product MSSLSATIQKIFNEPGCAKNANKSDAERNKGCAKQLQPGGAAGGCAFDGAKIALQPFTDVAHLVHGPIACEGNSWDNRGAASSGASIWRTGFTTDMNETDIVFGGEKRLYKAIKEIIKKYNPPAIFVYQTCVPAMIGDDINAVCKAASQKLGKPVIPINSPGFVGPKNLGNKLAGEALLEHVIGTEEPDYTTPYDINLIGEYNLCGELWQVKPLLDELGIRILSCLSGDGKYREVASSHRARAAMIVCSKAMINVARKMEGRYGIPFFEGSFYGIQDSSDSLRQIARLLVERGAPCELIERTEAVIAREEARAWATIELYKPRFAGKRALLITGGVKSWSVVAALQEAGLELVGTSVKKSTKQDKERIKELMGQDALMIEDMTPREIYKMLKDAKADIMLSGGKSQFVALKAAMPWLDINQERCHAYMGYIGMVKLVEEIDKALFNPMWEQLRRPAPWEEVAKNRQTNGMAQIDVQAVDVAADPETTRRAKKVCFCKEVDLGTLEDAIRSHGLTSAEAVRQHTSAFGGCCKRRIEDILTKIPVSSPPAMLQAAE from the coding sequence ATGAGTTCGCTATCGGCCACGATCCAGAAGATCTTCAACGAGCCGGGCTGCGCCAAGAACGCCAACAAATCGGATGCCGAGCGCAATAAGGGCTGTGCCAAGCAGCTGCAGCCGGGCGGTGCCGCAGGCGGCTGCGCCTTCGACGGTGCCAAAATTGCGCTGCAGCCTTTTACCGACGTCGCCCATCTCGTGCACGGTCCGATCGCCTGTGAGGGTAATTCCTGGGATAACCGCGGTGCGGCTTCGTCTGGCGCCAGCATCTGGCGTACCGGATTCACCACTGACATGAACGAAACCGATATAGTATTTGGGGGCGAGAAGCGTCTCTACAAAGCAATCAAAGAGATCATCAAAAAGTACAACCCGCCGGCCATTTTCGTCTATCAGACCTGCGTTCCCGCCATGATCGGCGACGACATCAATGCGGTTTGCAAGGCGGCTTCGCAAAAGCTCGGCAAACCGGTCATTCCCATAAATTCGCCGGGCTTCGTCGGCCCCAAGAACCTCGGCAACAAGCTCGCCGGCGAGGCCTTGCTCGAGCATGTCATCGGCACGGAAGAGCCGGACTACACCACGCCCTACGACATCAACCTGATTGGCGAATACAACCTCTGCGGCGAGCTTTGGCAGGTCAAGCCGCTGCTTGACGAGCTCGGGATCCGCATCCTCTCCTGCCTCTCGGGGGACGGCAAATACCGCGAAGTCGCCTCTTCGCACAGGGCCCGCGCTGCCATGATTGTATGTTCGAAGGCGATGATCAATGTCGCGCGCAAAATGGAGGGCCGTTACGGCATCCCGTTTTTCGAGGGCTCGTTCTATGGCATCCAGGATTCTAGCGATTCGCTGCGCCAGATTGCTCGTCTGTTGGTCGAGCGCGGGGCGCCTTGCGAACTGATCGAGCGCACCGAGGCGGTAATCGCGCGCGAGGAGGCACGCGCCTGGGCGACGATCGAACTGTACAAGCCCCGCTTTGCCGGAAAGAGGGCACTACTGATCACCGGTGGCGTCAAATCCTGGTCCGTCGTGGCGGCGCTGCAGGAGGCGGGGCTCGAGCTAGTCGGCACCAGCGTCAAAAAATCCACCAAGCAGGACAAAGAGCGCATCAAGGAGCTCATGGGGCAGGATGCCCTCATGATCGAGGACATGACGCCGCGCGAGATATACAAAATGCTGAAGGACGCGAAAGCAGATATCATGCTCTCCGGCGGCAAATCGCAATTTGTTGCGCTGAAAGCGGCGATGCCCTGGCTCGACATCAACCAGGAACGCTGCCACGCCTATATGGGCTACATCGGTATGGTGAAGCTGGTCGAGGAGATCGACAAGGCGCTGTTCAACCCGATGTGGGAGCAGCTGCGTCGACCAGCGCCGTGGGAGGAGGTGGCCAAGAATAGGCAGACCAACGGGATGGCGCAGATCGACGTCCAGGCTGTCGATGTCGCCGCCGATCCGGAGACGACCCGGCGCGCGAAAAAGGTCTGCTTCTGCAAGGAGGTCGATCTCGGCACCCTCGAGGATGCGATCCGCTCCCATGGCCTGACCAGCGCCGAGGCAGTCAGGCAGCACACCAGCGCGTTCGGTGGCTGCTGCAAGAGGCGTATCGAGGACATCCTGACGAAAATACCGGTGTCCTCGCCGCCTGCCATGCTGCAGGCCGCGGAATAG
- the nifK gene encoding nitrogenase molybdenum-iron protein subunit beta: MAQSAEHVLDHFELFRGPEYQQMLANKKKMFENPRDPAEVERVREWSKTAEYREKNFAREALTVNPAKACQPLGAVFASVGFEGTLPFVHGSQGCVAYYRSHLSRHFKEPSSCVSSSMTEDAAVFGGLNNMIDGLANSYNMYKPKMIAVSTTCMAEVIGDDLNAFIKTSKEKGSVPADFDVPFAHTPAFVGSHVTGYDNALKGILEHFWDGKAGTASKPERAPNKKINLIGGFDGYTVGNIREIKRIFELMGIQNTVLADNSDVFDTPTDGEFRMYDGGTTLEDAANAVHAKATISMQQWCTEKTLPFIADHGQEVVAFNYPVGVSATDEFLMALSRISGKDIPEELARERGRLVDAMADSSAHIHGKKFAIYGDPDLCYGLAAFLLELGAEPIHVLATNGNKAWEEKMQALFGSSPFGQNCHAYPGRDLWHMRSLLFTEPVDFLIGNTYGKYLERDTGTPLIRIGFPIFDRHHHHRSPLWGYQGGMNVLVKILDKIFDEIDKKTNIAGKTDYSFDIIR, translated from the coding sequence ATGGCGCAGAGTGCAGAACACGTGCTCGATCATTTCGAGCTGTTCCGCGGTCCGGAATACCAGCAGATGTTGGCCAACAAGAAGAAGATGTTCGAGAATCCCCGCGATCCCGCGGAGGTGGAACGCGTCAGGGAATGGTCAAAGACAGCCGAATATCGCGAAAAGAATTTTGCGCGGGAAGCGCTCACGGTAAATCCAGCCAAGGCGTGCCAGCCGCTAGGCGCGGTGTTCGCCTCAGTTGGTTTCGAGGGCACGCTGCCCTTCGTGCACGGCTCTCAAGGCTGCGTGGCCTATTACCGCAGCCATCTATCGCGGCACTTCAAGGAGCCAAGCTCCTGCGTCTCCTCGTCGATGACGGAGGACGCTGCGGTATTCGGCGGGCTGAACAACATGATCGATGGGCTCGCCAACAGCTATAATATGTATAAGCCCAAGATGATCGCGGTCTCCACCACCTGTATGGCGGAGGTGATCGGAGACGACCTCAACGCCTTCATCAAAACGTCCAAGGAAAAAGGCTCGGTGCCAGCTGATTTCGATGTACCGTTTGCGCACACGCCAGCCTTCGTGGGCAGCCACGTCACCGGGTACGACAATGCTCTCAAGGGCATTTTGGAGCATTTCTGGGACGGCAAGGCCGGGACAGCCTCGAAACCCGAGCGCGCGCCCAACAAGAAGATCAACCTCATCGGCGGCTTTGACGGCTACACGGTCGGCAACATCCGCGAGATCAAGCGCATTTTCGAATTGATGGGCATCCAGAACACCGTTCTTGCCGATAATTCCGATGTGTTCGATACACCGACCGACGGCGAGTTCCGAATGTATGACGGCGGCACGACTTTGGAAGACGCCGCCAACGCGGTTCACGCTAAGGCAACGATCTCGATGCAGCAGTGGTGCACGGAAAAGACGCTGCCGTTCATCGCCGATCATGGCCAGGAGGTCGTGGCCTTCAATTATCCGGTGGGCGTGTCCGCAACGGATGAGTTTCTCATGGCGCTGTCGCGCATCAGTGGCAAAGACATCCCGGAGGAACTGGCTCGAGAGCGCGGCCGCTTGGTCGACGCGATGGCCGACTCTAGCGCGCATATTCACGGCAAGAAATTCGCGATCTATGGCGATCCAGATCTCTGCTATGGGTTGGCTGCCTTCCTGCTCGAGCTTGGCGCCGAGCCGATCCATGTGCTGGCCACGAACGGCAACAAGGCCTGGGAGGAGAAAATGCAGGCGTTGTTTGGGAGCTCGCCGTTTGGGCAGAACTGCCATGCCTATCCGGGGCGAGACCTCTGGCATATGCGCTCGCTCTTGTTCACCGAGCCGGTCGACTTCCTGATTGGTAACACTTATGGCAAGTATCTGGAGCGCGACACCGGTACGCCGCTGATCCGGATCGGTTTTCCAATCTTCGATCGGCATCACCATCATCGCTCTCCGCTGTGGGGCTATCAGGGGGGCATGAACGTGTTGGTGAAGATTCTCGACAAGATCTTCGACGAGATCGACAAAAAGACCAACATTGCCGGCAAGACCGACTATAGCTTCGACATCATTCGTTGA